DNA from Magnolia sinica isolate HGM2019 chromosome 19, MsV1, whole genome shotgun sequence:
AGCTCCATAGGACCACCGATGGAACGAAGGTGACGGATAATCAGGATTGAAAACCCCAATCACACGAACAAGCAACTTAACCGAAAATGTGCCATTGGAACTCTTAACCCAAATCATCAAGTCCTCTTTGATTGGAAATGgacaaatgtaacaaatcatcAAAAACATAATGTGAGCTACATAGCATGAAGCGTAGTTACGTAGCAATTAGCATGTGCAAATTTTCATGTGGCATATGTTACATGTggcttaagctattttcatgatcTACGTAGCATTAAGCCCATGCTATGCTACGTAGTGcaagctacacgctacatagcgtagctatttaaaacacttgtATTTTTTAATCATCCTTTGTTCGAATACAAGTTTATCTGAACTGCAAAGTGCAAAccgcaaatctctctctctctctctctctctctctctctctctctctctctctgtaaaagCTTATAGATTGGAGTCCAATCTATCACATATTTGTATTTGACAGACTCCAATCCAATCAAATATAGATTGGAGTCTGTCAAATACAAATTTCATTACATAATGACACCGTGTTTACATTCTGAAAGTTAagttttcatcatcatcatcatagcattGCCCTAGCTATTTGGGGCTGGCTTTATGAATCTTGTTTCACcaatcatcgaaattcaaaacttctatttTCCCTTTACCACACAAGCAGTGTGACTCCCCACTGTCAATGGCTTGGAGAGATTTCAAAGCTTATTATCCCTTTATCCATTGCTGTTTACCCTATCTTCCTATCTATTTTACCCTTTTGGTACATTTCCTGCTGCTTAAACCTTCGTGTCTGCTGGAACTCAGTCCTCATGCACAGTAATACTTGCTCGCATTTCAGTTGTTTCTGCACCTATCTCACAGAACTGTTCCAGAAATTCTTTTTCCAGATCTGTCCCATGTTAGAATTGGTGGGCTATGACATCGATGGATCATAtcccaaaaggaaaaaaatgatcAAACAGCAGTAGCCATATGATAAACGACATGATTTCAGATGCTTAACTAAAAAACGAGCAACATTCCATAATCAATGGCCCAATACACGCAATGATGGGTACTCAAAGTTCACCACTACGAGTTTTGGCTGATAGGCGATAGCCATCCACAACGTGTCCAACTCCAACCACATCAATACACATGCTTACCACGTGAAGAGTGGGGATGGCACTTCATATAACTTCCATGAACTGTACATCATAATAGTATTTCTTGTACAGATAATACACAAGCAGTTCTTAACAGGAGGGATAGAAGGCAATGCAGAAAGCTATGCATAAAACTGAAGTCAATGATATGAAATCTATACCGTAATGATATCAGAGATACCACGAACACCTTGTCGAAGTATATCATCAGCCAAATTGAATGCTTCTGTCACAGGTGTAGACTGGGAAACAGCAGTCAGCAACTTGTCATTTGGGATGACAATCAGTGTGTCAACATTGTCTCTCAAAGCTGCAATTCCTTCCTGTGCTTGAACAGCCCGCCTTCGTCCCTCAAAAGAAAAGGGGGTTGTAACAATTCCTACAGTCAGGATGCCCATCGATTTTGCAACTCCTGCAATCACTGGAGCACCACCTGTGCCAGTTCCCCCACCCATTCCAGCCTGCAAAAACATATAGGCTACATATATCAGTGTAGGTTCAGGTAATCAAAAGAATTACATTTCCCCaacttagatttatttattttttaatgcatgatgatgattcaagagaacgaatggatttttttttaataaatgatgATGATTCTAGGCAATGGAAATGTGTCACCAACATACAGATATTGAATTACTACACCTTTGGGCAAAACATCAGCCAAGGAGTTTGCCTCTTGAAAACTGATGCAGGAGGGCGTGCCAGATCCACAGTGTGGCCTCTCGCATTAAGGAATCCGAATCCAGCAGGCATCAATAGCATGGACCATCAGAAATACTTCAACATCAAGTAATCCATgtgtttctctttttcttttttttttctttcttttcttttttctttttttttgtttttttgtttttttttttttgtttgaaaggTAATGATTTTATTGAAGAACCGCGAAAGGCAGGAAAGAatccaaaagagagagaaaaaaaaaaaggcaagcaAAATGACATCCCCAGAAGGGCAATCAAGACACAAGCATCCAAATCCTTGATGCCAACGGCCCACTCAATCACCCAATGAATTGCTTTTTGAGAGATGACCTCACTAGAAGCCGACGTGTTTTCAAAGCACCACCtattcctttctccccaaatGGCCCATAGGCAATCCATGTGCTTCTCAAGCATCGATTGAACCCAAACTCAACAAAAGCAAGAGAAGGGGAATCTcctacctcttcttcttctctctctttctctctacttAAAAGAGAatcaattttcatttttcaattgtTCAGGAACTAAGATGACGAGGTTGAGAACACTGACAACAGCCCCTTATCTTGTTGAACCTGAAATATTGCTTCGAAGGACATTGGTCCAGTAACCCACACTAACATCTTTTTGAGTCCCCATCAATGATAACCCCTTATCTAAGGAGCCATGGATGGTCATGGTGATAAGGGGCGAATGCGGCGCTCTGGTGTGGAAAAAGGAAGTGTCAAGAAGGTTCTCGATATGGTGCTTCAATCAGCTTATTATTTGATATCCCTCTGGGAATCAGTGTGGTCACACTGCTCAATCTATGACACTATGGGGCCCATCCTAAGGTGGCAGCTTTCGCCTAGATGGTGGGCAGGAAAAAAGGTGCTCACGATAGATAAACTTTAAAAGAGGGGAATGGTGATCCCAAACATTTGTACGCTGTGCATGCAGAATCAATAGATtatctcttcattcattgccctttcaGTAGAGGGGTGTGACCATGTGGGCGTTCTTTCTCGAAGCCTTCCAAAAGTCATGGATGATGCCAGGTTCTATCGAAGTTCTTCTCCTAGTGTGGCGTGGGGGAGGGGAGGATGATTTGGTTGCTTGCCCTCTTGGCTGGCTTTTGGGCCTTGTGGGGGAAAAGGAATGAGCAGTGTTTCCGAAATAGGAGAGGGACAGTGCTGGAGGTCCTTTacccttcaaaaaagaaaaaaaaaaaaaagaaaaaaaaacgtttacgcttttaaaaaaaaaaagagttggagGTTTTTTGTAGGGCCAAGTTTGATGTTTTGTGCTGGGTGGCATATTCTAAGGCCCTTCTAGGGTCTTCCTTATCCCTTTTTACTTAGCCCTTGTGGTTGCATACTGTATTTTTTTCCTTAGCGTCTCTTTGGCTTTCTTAATAAAaattatcatctttcaaaaaggaGCCAAGTATGGCAGCATTCAGATGCAGCCCGCTTCTATAACTCCTAGCTCCATCAGTCCGAATGGAGTTCCCAATCCTGAAAGGATCAGAGGAAACAAGCTTGGTTCTACCTTAGTCATCTCTAACAATTCCCAAATGCCAGAGCCTCCACACTGAGCTTCCACCACCCTGCTGGAGGTGGAAACCTGGCAATTTTTTTGGCAGCTTCCAATAAACACTCTAACACTTCACACCCTCTTCTATCAAGTCCATCGACAGAAATACACTACCAACTTTTTCATCACTGAACCCCGATCCATAGGTATAATTTAAATTATCTTCTTTAAGGTATATGTGGACAGGCGAGGACATATCTTCAAAGAATCATTCATTATGTTCTTTCTGGATACTCCGGAGAATAACCATATCTCCAAAGAATCTACATCTAGCCTTAAAAAGGACCATCCCCCCACCTTTCAAGAGACCCGACACTGACCTCAGCCAAACCAACAACCAAAAAGGTTAAAGAAGTGTCAAATATCATGATCCATTATGTCATGCAGGAAACGGTGCTCAACTGTCACTTCATCATCCAGTGTAGAAAACACACATTCGGAAGTGCCAAGTTGTGTTCAACTGTTACTTCATATTCGGGTTACTGTTGCTTCACCTTGTCAATCTAATTCACACTAGTGAGATGTGCTTGTCCTTTGACTACGACACTCTCAACTCAGTTTTCTAAAAAATTATACAATGATAAGCAACAATGAGCACTTAAAATTCAGTCAGATTGATGTGAATACACGGTTTTTTAACTGATTTAAACAAAGCTAGTTTGTACACAATAATACACCACAAACATACTCTCAAATATCACAATAAAGAATACTCTTGAATATTTTGCAAATCACCAACCCTCTTAAGGACTATCTTGGAAACAACATTTCACAAATAAACTAGCATGTTCcctgttttttcttttctgaaaTAGTTGGATTTTGTACCCCTGATTGGTATGAAATAAGGGTTAATTCAAACCTATAAAGTGCGATTTAGGTAACCGTTTTGGCAGTAGATAACTGATCATATTGACCTCTTCCAAGTTGGACAAGTCACCTCAACAATGAATCGATTTTTAtccaacatttaacattcaattAAATGAGGTTTCCCATGATTATCATGGCGTCAAAGCTATGACCTGAGGAATCTCAAGGTCCCATAACTTCTTCATATGACCTGAACTTGagtgttgcaaaaaaaaaaaaaaaaaacgatccacaataatataaaaaagaatattCAAGCGGTCCAAGTGAATAGCTACAAGAACAGAGAAACTATAAATCAAActgtaataaaaataaataaataaaattcaataTGGCACCAAACATTAGAATTAAGATGAGAACTTATAGGATCCTAATACATCATGAAGTGTCATGATGTGCCAGTTGGTGCAGGGGGGGGCTCACGGccacatgatccaaaccattgagctgatgggtcccaccgtggatggGGAATGCCCAAACAATCTCCTAAGTTGGAATATCCTACCCTTTGATCACTGGCCCATGAATAGACAGTTAAATAAATGCAATAATGGTCCAGACAAAAAGTCCAGATATTGGattgctaggatcttccaatctgaaagATCTTACAGGTGTTCACCAACATTGGAAGGCCCATCAAGTCAGTGGTGCTGGCCACATAACGAAGGACCCCATACCAACTGGACACAGCAGGAGAAATCCACATTTTGATCAATCAGAACCCTGTAATTTCTCAATTAAGATGGAAAATTGAATGGGATGAATGGGAACTTACTGTCACAAAAACCATATCGGCACCATAAACAGCCTCCTCTATTAACTCTTTGCTTTCCTTGGCAGCATTCATGCCAATATCAGGGTTCCCACCAGCACCAAGACCTCTAGTTAACTCTTGGCCAATTTGCAAACGATTGTCAGGAAACACAGGTGACATCCTCATCGCCTGTACATCTGTGTTAACTATCCAAAACTCAACGCCCTTCATGGAACTCTCTATCATCCTATTGACAGCATTGGAGCCACCACCACCAACACCGATAACTTTGATTTTGGCCTCATTGTAATTATTTGGAACAGACGAGTCACTCAAGTTCTCGGTGATACTGCGGTCTGAGCTCTCCTTTCTCGGATTAATAACCATGTCATTCCCCTCTCCCCGGAGCATAGAAACTTCCGGGTGCAAATTCAAGAAAGGATCTTTATTATGATGACGGCTGACACTGTGAGAATTTGCAGAACAACTAAAACGCTGAGAACTAGAAACGATTTTATGCCTGACACCATCGACCATTCTCAGAGAGCTAAATCTGCCCGCTCGATTCTCCTCTACGACCCACCCTCCGGAAACAGCCAAGACCCCGACTGAATTCCGGCTGTCAGATGGAGTGGTGAAACATGGTGCATATGTCGACATCTTTACATAAGACCAAAATCTCACTGATTTGTAAAATGGGAGGATTTTTTATCACCTCAAAAGA
Protein-coding regions in this window:
- the LOC131234382 gene encoding cell division protein FtsZ homolog 2-1, chloroplastic-like; protein product: MSTYAPCFTTPSDSRNSVGVLAVSGGWVVEENRAGRFSSLRMVDGVRHKIVSSSQRFSCSANSHSVSRHHNKDPFLNLHPEVSMLRGEGNDMVINPRKESSDRSITENLSDSSVPNNYNEAKIKVIGVGGGGSNAVNRMIESSMKGVEFWIVNTDVQAMRMSPVFPDNRLQIGQELTRGLGAGGNPDIGMNAAKESKELIEEAVYGADMVFVTAGMGGGTGTGGAPVIAGVAKSMGILTVGIVTTPFSFEGRRRAVQAQEGIAALRDNVDTLIVIPNDKLLTAVSQSTPVTEAFNLADDILRQGVRGISDIITVPGLVNVDFADVRAIMANAGSSLMGIGTATGKTRARDAALNAIQSPLLDIGIERATGIVWNITGGSDLTLYEVNAAAEVIYDLVDPSANLIFGAVIDQSLSGQVSITLIATGFKRQDEAEGRPLQGSHQLGHGDANVGINRRPSSSFTDGGSVEIPEFLRKKGRSRFPRA